A segment of the Cricetulus griseus strain 17A/GY chromosome 6, alternate assembly CriGri-PICRH-1.0, whole genome shotgun sequence genome:
tagACTAATCCAAAATATAATCATGAAGCTCCTCAAAACAACCttactttgtctttattttctgtcCCTGTTACTCATATATCAACAAGGAATAGCTGAGTACTCTAGGTTAGGTCTGAAAATTTTCCAGAAGTTTCTAGATGATATGGACAACGTCCAATTGTGATAAATTTGTAGATAGTGCTCTGAAAAAAATCAAGCCATTATTTAGCTTGTATTTTCAATGAAGTATAGAAATTTAATGCTAATTTGCaatatttgcctttttatttaatAGCTGGAGAGAAATTTGAGCCTCTACTTTAGCAACTTTTACTTTATTATAAAAGTCCTAGAAATTTGGGTAAAATCATATTTGTGAATTTTCAGCTAAAATATTTCCTGtcaaatttatatgaaatatgcACTAAATTTTTGACTAAAACTCTTGTACCCCAGCACATTATATATTCCTAAAACTTCTACAGTAAGAATTTCTCATAAACATAATTTTCTCACTTACTTGCTAAGTATGTTAGAAATCAACAAAtgatattatttatttgaaattatataataaaatcaaattaatctaataatttaataataaggCTATATCTGTAGGTCATCAAATGAGTCATAGAAATATACATTCTTTCTTAAAATAGCTATGTCTCCTTGACCTCAGGGATTAAGAGataaaattaaaaccttaaacatttaaaaaaaaagtctgatgtTATCCACACTGAAGAATAAACACTGCAGAAAACATGAGAATCTGTGGTAAGTGCTATTTACTGCTTCAAATACTAATTTTGTGGAACAGTAGAACAAGTTaattgaaagaaataaatctcattatgatagttttgttttcatttcaaaatctAGACTCAGAGtctcattttcctttattatacactttacattaaattatattattatatgtgtCTGTTATAGTTATTTAATaactatatttaaataattataacCAAAATGTGATGGAGAAcattttttagatattttaacCTACATGGTAAATATTGAGAAAacttttgcttgcttgcttctttgaTTCTTCCATAGTCGGTATTTACTCTAGGAAGGTGAAGGTCATCTTTTTCATTCTGGAAACTTAGAATATTCTGTTACCCATGACCCATTGACAGAACTCTCTactgggaaaaaaaggaaagacttgATTCATAGTGGGTCTTCCAAAGTGTATTGCAGTTTTTCCCTAAGTCTTCCTTCATATGACACATAATGCTAGTTTTAATTCGTTGATgagagtcaaagaaaatgttttttaaaagataacttttCATCCttgtctaatttaaatttaatttggaGTATTATAGTTGATATTGAAAACTTTGAAATTCTGAACAGATGGTAACAGTGTGATTTTATGACTATAATCTACTCTATAGTCATGTCTTTTCTCTCCTGGTTCTTTGCAGATCCCCCATGAAGGAATCACATCAATGGCTGACACAAATTTGAGTGCGATAACAGAATTTATTCTCTTAGGACTGACTGATGACCCTGTGCTGAATGCTGGACTCTCGGTGCTGTTTCTCTTAATCTATGTCATTACTGTTGTAGGCAATTTGTGGATTATCGCAGTAATTTTAGCTACATCCCAGCTTCATTCCCCCAAGTACTTTTTCCTCAGCCATTTGGCTTTTCTGGATTTCTGCTATTCATCAGTCTTTCTTCCCAAAATGTTGATAAACTACATACTAGGTCAAAAAACCATCTCATACCACGGATGCCTACTACAGTATTCTTTTGTCAACATGTTTCTGACTGCAGAATGCTTCCTCTTGGCTGCAATGGCCTATGATCGGTATCTTGCCATTTGCAGTCCTCTTCGCTACAGAGGTCTCATGACTCCCACGTTTTCCATCTCTCTTGTTTCTACCTCTTACTTGCTGGGCTGTGCCAACTCACTCACCCACCTGAGGAGCCTTCTCAATCTGACTTTCTGTGGGCCCAATGCCATTGACCACTATTTCTGTGATATTCCTTTGCTCTTTCAGCTCTCCTGCTCTGATACCCGCCACAGTGAGGTTTTATTCATTGTTCTTTCTGGGGCTACATCCATAACTACATTTTTGATAGTAGTTAGCTCCTATCTAGGGATTCTCATCACTGTCCTAAAAAGACATTCTGCCAGGGGAAGTTATAAGGCTTTGTCCACATGTGCCTCCCACCTAACTGTAGTAACACTCTTCTATGGAACAGTCATATCTACTTACCTGGGAACCAGCTCAAGCTTtccacaggaaacagaaaaaattgTATCTGTGTTTTACACGCTTTTGCTGCCAGTGCTGAATCTTTTAATATATAGTGTGAGAAACAAAGAGGCCAAAGAAGCCATGAGAAGAGTGATTAAGCGAAAAGTTTTTTCTCAGTGAATATGTGTTTCCACATATAGATGTTTAAGGCACACTTCTTGATTCTATAGACTAAGGTGTGGTTAAATTCCTACAGTGTTTCAAGAAGGGACAAGTAAGAAATTTTGAAAGTAGTATTTGTTCAGACACATATTCATGGTAGGCTTTTAATATTTAATGCATTTATTAGCTTTAACTATTATTCATCATGTTTATCATcccatatatatgacatatatacatgtgtatatatatatgcataatataaatataataagatTGCCCTTTGCCAATACCACAGAACCATCCTTTTCCCAGATAGCCCTCTTCTGTTTTCAAGTTTGTTTTTGGGAGATGTGAGTAGCTCAAGAATTGCATTGAGGTTACTGATGGGAAATAGATGAAGGCTTATTTCTGTATTAATTTGAAACTCATAAAATATTCACTTTCTCAACAATTATATGTGTAAGTCTGTATACCTAGTTTAATAGtggaaaggaagacaggagaagTTTTTGTGTGAAAAATCAAATGATATATAGTGCAAAACTGAAAGAAGACTGGAAGCTTTCACGGTGTTTGTTTTATGCCACAACAAGTGAGCTTGTCTGTCTTGTTCTCTAACGACAGTAAAAACCCACATAGAAAGGAtgcactgtttttctttctgtgtctgaagaTGCCACAAAGAATGGATCATTGCCATAACTGCTTTCACAAACGTCTGCCTTTAGTACAGAAAAGTACATTTGGACAGTTTTTCCTTGCAGAATCTCAGAAGTCTCTTAAATAATTTCATGTCACTGATATctactttttcattttcaaatgatgGTTCTGAAAATTCTAACGTTCTCCATAATTGATTCACTCAATTTCTCATCATTGGCTATTTTAAAATAGGATTGTCACTTTTCTTCAAGAACATAggggaagacaagaaaaaaatcatataaatattCCCAATTAAAGAGAAGAACTGATTGCAGAAGCAAACAGTATCCACATTTCTTCATTACTGCAGCTTGTGGCTACACAATTTTACAGATAAAGCGACTCAAGTCAAAGGATGTGAGCACAGACCACAGGTCAGATATGACAGAGGTCTGAGAGATGAAAATCAGAGACACGCTTTGTATGTTTATCAATAAGCATTCTCCCATTTCAAATTTATAAAtagctcttattttattttttcctatgccATCTTTCATTTATATCAATGAAATTGGAATATTTAGAAAACAGGAGTTTTTTCCATGCCCCCGTCCATGGAAATATTATACCCTTCAATTGAATAGAAGTATAGCACATCAATATAAATATCTTCACTTATCTCAGACTATACTTAAATTCACCAAAAATCAGAATTTAGCATCTTCCTCAAAACAATATAATCTtctgaaattctattttattttaaaaacaagttggTCCACAGAACTATGTGTTGTTTATAGTCATATGTCCTCTTTTTAGCTTGCTTGAAAGTGCACTTGAGTCTTTGTTACCCATTGTTTCTATGTGTATACAACTCTAGAGGACAACAGAGAAAATCAGGTCAACACCAACCTTCACATATTTGTAATACATGATGAGTGATGATTGTAAgcttgtaaaaataaacaaacaacaaaaaccccacaactgTGTTCAAGTTTCTAGAATAATAAATAGCTCAAATATTAGTGTATACAGATAAGTACACATGAAACTTTAAATATGCCtatgaattttaatttcttcaacTGCCTATGTTTATTAGAATTTCTTAGAATTTCTGTCTACTGGTATTGTTACTCTTCCACAACACTATTGTGGATTCCAATGTAATTGATGacttttttctctcctctgtAGTCATTGTTTCCAATGAAAAACTTCaaggatatttatttttctgataaaatCATTGCTAATGTTGTTGAATTTATTGCATGCATTCTTGCATTTCTTCAAGGATAttattttccatcttatttttaacagcttaatgtagtcatggatcttggagaagaacctacattaatcactttattaaaccagaataatttaaatacattCCAAATATTTGTCCATGTACAACGAAGATACAAGTCTCATACAACATTTTTTTTGGAATTTAGACATTTGAACATtagatattaaaaagaaaataaattgtaaaatttatttattttacaatctATTAAACCAAACATGGCtgacaaaaataagaaagataaaaagaagaagcaaaccaaggaataaagaaaattgaatgaTCTCTAATGATGTTCTGATATACTTGTAAGTCAGTGCCTAGCCCATTAGTCATCAGATACTCTTCCACTAGGAGCTTGTGAGAAAGGATGCAGAGACCTATGGTCAAACAATAGGCAGAGAAAGATCACAGGATAGAGTTCTCCATCTGAGATCTTCCTCGGAGCTGGAGCTCAGTGAATCCcatggaaaggagggaggagtaATTGTGGGACACCGAGGGGTTAGGTACACCAGGAGAGCATGGCCTGCCAATTCAACTAAACAGGACTTACATGGACTCACATAGACTGAAGCAGCAATTGTGATACTTTCACATGTCTACGATAGGCCCTCTGCAAATGTTATGGGTTTTGGCTTGGTGTTTTGGGAAGAGTCCTGACAGTGCAAGTGGGGGTGTCTCAGATTCCTTTGCCTGTTCTTGGAACCTCTTTCCTATTACCAGTTTCCCACTCCCTGCCTTGAGATGAGGGTTTATACCCCGGGGTTTTGTATATTGTTCTGCTGTGTTCATTTGCTGTCCCTGGAAGCCCTGGTCTTTACTGGGTTCAAGGGGGTGGAAAAGGGGAGgtatggaggaactgggaggagtaaaggGAGGGAAATCATAGGTGAGATGTACAATgacagaataattttttaaatgtaaaattagcCATTTTATGAAAAGAATATTTGCAACATTTTTTTGGTTATCAATGCATCTATATTATACAGAGATATTGGGAAATGTTCTTCAGACacagtaagaaaaataagaacgATGCCTTGAGCTCTGTGTAATATGGGACTGAATTCTCTATATGGTATAGTAAATGTAGTCTTGGTTTTAAGGAAATTTTTTGGAGAAAAACTGATAATAAAATCTTCTCCACTCACTTGTAGTGATATGCAATAGAAAATCATATCTTTAGGTCTTAAAGCATTACTTCTGTTATttagttaaaaaagaaatcatttttaaatcttttcatgaatttcttttataattgacagaaactgatttttttcataattgtGAATACCACACTGGGGAAAGgagcataataaatatttatacataaataccaaacattttataaataattttgataAAGACTAGAAAAGGAAAGTCATGCAATATCTGTTTTAGTGTCCACATTGTGCTAGATACCTTCTTAATGATATATCATTGCCATGGGACAATCATAGACACTAAGGATCAGAGAAGTTAAGCCATATTCACATGGGCACACAACTAATGCATACCTATGGACATGCCCACAGAAtgatgttttctaaatatttacattatttgtATCACCAATCGAAAAATTACgaaaaaatgtgaattttggaATATAACTGacatattctaaaaataaaataaaaaagcctacCGTGGTGACATTATAGTGTTGCTTACATaccacaagcaaaaaaaaaaatctcattttgtgATAATGTCTCCATTGGAGATATTTCCTTCAATTTAGGTTCAGACCTGAGAGTACAATTAAAACACAAATCTCAAGAGATCAAATGTGACAACTGACAAGCTCTTTATTGTGTGAGCTTAAGAGTTGGAAGAGGCCGATATATAAGAAGTCTCCACAGTACTGATTGCTTTAGATAGTCCTTTCTTCTGTAACCTTTTTAGAAATTTGCTATGAGCAAATCATTTTTAGTATGAATACAGGTTTGAGAAAAATTAAGGACTGTTAATTTGCAGGAAGTCATATAACATAAGTGACAGTTAACTTAGCTTTTATCTCAAATTTATCAGGGAAGAATCATATTATCAAAGGCACTAACAGTTGTCAGTATTGTGACATGTATAAGGGCTCACAATAGATGAAAATAACTTTTTGCTAAATAATCTATCAGCAGCAAACCAAAACCAATTATCACAGAACCAAAGTGTTGCATCAGTGAGTCATGGAACTCAGAGCATCAGAggaggtaaatatatatatatttatatagatatctatatctatctatctatctatctatatatatatatatatatatacagatatatatatatatatatatatatatatatatatatatagattggTGCAGAAAGAGAAGTAGATTTTCTGTGCAGGACTATGTAAGCATCATAATTTTCCACTATTCTTGTGAAGTATGTCTGTAGATATAACAATAAATATTATGCCTCTGCTTTTCATACTAGATTACTTGTTACATTTACAAATTTGTATGTTTCAGTCGGGCTTATGAATGTTATTTAAGTGAGAGACAAGTGAAGATGCTGTCATTGCACAACTTTAtactaaataagcaaataaatacataggaACACTTGCAGACATGAGGCACATTAAATgattataaagaaaatagaattcaaaTTCCTTTGGCATTATGtgctaaatataaaaaaaatttgcTTTAACTGTGCATGCTACGATTAGTTTTACTTACATATCTGTCAGTGAATTAAAAAAAGTAACATCCTGTTTTCATGAGACCACCTTATAATACCTTtgcttaaatatttgtttttagatttttcagCACAACTTTGGGAACTATTCTCAAACAAAGAACTTGTTACCTCCTGATGTCATGTGTGCTGTAAGTTGGACATCGTAATGTTCTTTACCTTCTCAGGTGAAAGAATTGAAACTATGTTATACATTAAAGTCTGCAGCATCTGAAATCATCAACAGGAAGGATAAGTGACGGAAAATAGATAAGCATGAAtaactttttatgaaaataaaatgtcaacttca
Coding sequences within it:
- the LOC100767577 gene encoding olfactory receptor 1052-like; amino-acid sequence: MADTNLSAITEFILLGLTDDPVLNAGLSVLFLLIYVITVVGNLWIIAVILATSQLHSPKYFFLSHLAFLDFCYSSVFLPKMLINYILGQKTISYHGCLLQYSFVNMFLTAECFLLAAMAYDRYLAICSPLRYRGLMTPTFSISLVSTSYLLGCANSLTHLRSLLNLTFCGPNAIDHYFCDIPLLFQLSCSDTRHSEVLFIVLSGATSITTFLIVVSSYLGILITVLKRHSARGSYKALSTCASHLTVVTLFYGTVISTYLGTSSSFPQETEKIVSVFYTLLLPVLNLLIYSVRNKEAKEAMRRVIKRKVFSQ